In one window of Fictibacillus phosphorivorans DNA:
- the rho gene encoding transcription termination factor Rho — translation MGIDLATLETKKLKELYELAKQYNIQYYGKLTKRELMFSILKAQAELDGYSFMEGVLEIIPNEGFGFLRPINYSPSSQDIYISASQIRRFDLRNGDKVSGKVRPPKENERYYGLLQVNAVNGEDPETAKERVHFPALTALYPEKKMVMETTSNNISTRIIDMMAPVGFGQRGLIVAPPKAGKTSLLKEIAHSVTTNNPQAELIVLLIDERPEEVTDIERSVKGDVVSSTFDEVPENHIKVAELVLERAMRLVEHKKDVVILLDSITRLARAYNLVIPPSGRTLSGGIDPAAFHRPKRFFGAARNIEEGGSLTILATALVDTGSRMDDVIYEEFKGTGNMELHLDRKLAERRIFPAIDIRRSGTRKEEMLIAKDHLEALWSIRKTMDDSFDFVDKFMKRMRKTENNEEFFELFESEKKGAPKRAKPVTN, via the coding sequence ATGGGGATAGATTTAGCAACATTAGAGACAAAGAAATTAAAAGAGCTTTATGAGCTTGCCAAACAATATAATATTCAGTATTACGGGAAATTAACAAAGCGTGAATTGATGTTTTCTATTCTGAAAGCACAAGCAGAGCTTGATGGCTATTCCTTTATGGAAGGTGTATTAGAGATCATTCCAAACGAAGGATTCGGCTTCTTACGTCCGATCAACTATTCACCAAGTTCTCAAGATATCTACATCTCAGCTTCACAGATCCGTCGATTTGATCTAAGAAACGGAGACAAAGTATCAGGAAAAGTTCGTCCTCCGAAGGAAAACGAACGTTATTATGGACTTTTACAAGTGAATGCGGTCAATGGTGAGGACCCTGAAACGGCAAAGGAACGCGTGCATTTCCCTGCACTGACGGCTCTTTATCCGGAAAAGAAAATGGTTATGGAAACAACGAGCAACAACATTTCAACGCGTATCATCGATATGATGGCGCCAGTTGGTTTTGGTCAGCGTGGTCTGATCGTCGCTCCTCCGAAAGCCGGTAAGACAAGCTTGCTTAAGGAAATCGCACACAGTGTGACAACGAACAACCCACAAGCAGAACTGATCGTCTTGCTTATCGATGAGCGTCCTGAGGAAGTAACAGATATCGAGCGTTCTGTAAAAGGAGACGTTGTTAGTTCAACGTTTGATGAAGTACCAGAAAACCATATTAAAGTAGCAGAGCTTGTATTAGAGCGCGCAATGAGACTCGTTGAGCACAAAAAGGATGTTGTGATCCTGCTTGATAGCATCACTCGTCTCGCTCGTGCTTACAACCTTGTTATTCCGCCTAGCGGACGTACACTATCTGGTGGTATCGATCCTGCTGCGTTCCACCGTCCGAAGCGTTTCTTCGGTGCGGCTCGTAACATTGAAGAAGGTGGAAGCTTGACGATTTTAGCAACAGCACTAGTGGATACAGGATCTCGTATGGATGATGTGATCTACGAGGAGTTCAAGGGAACAGGAAACATGGAGCTTCACTTAGACCGCAAGCTGGCTGAGCGCCGTATTTTCCCTGCGATCGACATCCGTCGTTCTGGAACGAGAAAAGAAGAGATGCTTATCGCGAAAGATCATCTTGAGGCACTTTGGTCGATTCGTAAAACGATGGATGACTCGTTTGATTTCGTAGACAAGTTCATGAAACGCATGCGTAAAACGGAGAATAACGAAGAGTTTTTCGAGCTTTTTGAAAGTGAAAAAAAGGGAGCGCCAAAGCGAGCTAAACCCGTTACAAACTAA